A genomic segment from Schistocerca americana isolate TAMUIC-IGC-003095 unplaced genomic scaffold, iqSchAmer2.1 HiC_scaffold_906, whole genome shotgun sequence encodes:
- the LOC124592113 gene encoding prestalk protein-like, producing the protein MAAQLERAAQLERAAQLQCSTTCENSKACEDSKACEDSKACEDSTACEDSTACEDSTACEDSTACEDSTACEDSTACELSTACEDSTACEDSTACEDSLACEDSTACEDSTASEDSTACEDSTACEDSTACEDSTACEDSTACEVSTPCEGSTPCEGSTACEDSTACEESTACENSSACEVSTACEDSTACEDSTACEDGTACEDGTAYKDGTACEDSTACEDSTACEDNTGCGDSTACVDSTGCEDSTACEDSTACEDSTACEDSTACEDSIACGDSTACELSTACEDSTACEDSTACEDSTACEDSIACEDSTTCEDSTACEDSTGCEDSTAC; encoded by the exons atggcagctcaacttgagagggcagctcaacttgagagggcagctcaacttcagt gcagcacaacttgcgagaacagcaaagcttgtgaggacagcaaagcttgtgaggacagcaaagcttgtgaggacagcacagcttgcgaggacagcacagcttgcgaggacagcacagcttgcgaggacagcacagcttgcgaggacagcacagcttgcgaggacagcacagcttgcgagctcagcacagcttgcgaggacagcacagcttgcgaggacagcacagcttgcgaggacagcttagcttgcgaggacagcacagcttgcgaggacagcacagctagcgaggacagcacagcttgcgaggacagcacagcttgcgaggacagcacagcttgcgaggacagcacagcttgcgaggacagcacagcttgcgaggtcagcacaccttgcgagggcagcacaccttgcgagggcagcacagcttgcgaggacagcacagcttgcgaggagagcacagcttgcgagaacagctcagcttgcgaggtcagcacagcttgcgaggacagcacagcttgtgaggacagcacagcttgcgaggacggcacagcttgcgaggacggcacagcttacaaagacggcacagcttgcgaggacagcacagcttgcgaggacagcacagcttgcgaggacaacacaggttgcggggacagcacagcttgcgttgacagcacaggttgcgaggacagcacggcttgcgaggacagcacggcttgcgaggacagcacagcttgcgaggacagcacagcttgcgaggacagcatagcttgcggggacagcacagcttgcgagctcagcacagcttgcgaggacagcacagcttgcgaggacagcacagcttgcgaggacagcacagcttgcgaggacagcatagcttgcgaggacagcacaacttgcgaggacagcacagcttgcgaggacagcacaggttgcgaggacagcacagcttgctag
- the LOC124592115 gene encoding cuticle collagen 10-like has product MTCRQYTLCDNSLNEIIPDCEEVNLRKRHVATACKDGTPREDGTPSEDGTPSEDGTPSEDGTPSEDGTPSEDGTPSEDGTPSEDGTPSEDGTPCEDGTPCEDGTPSEDGTPSEDGTPSEDGTPSEDGTPSEDGTPCADGTPCADGTPCADGTPCADGTPCADGTPCADGTPCADGTACEDGTPCEDGTPCEDGTPCEDGTPCEDGTPCEDGTPCEDGTPSEDGTPSEDGTPFEDGTPFEDGTPFEDDTPFEDGTPFEDGTPFEDGTPFEDGTSFEDGTPCEDGTPCRDSTPHKHCTLSEDCTPVKLGCLVKTARPAKTPSEHKTPIKLHTY; this is encoded by the exons ATGACGTGTAGGCAGTACACCTTGTGCGATAACTCTCTTAATGAAATAATCCCAGATTGTGAGGAAGTTAATTTAAGAAAGAGACATGTTGCTACAG cttgcaaggatggCACACCTCGCgaagacggcacaccaagcgaggacggcacaccaagcgaggacggcacaccaagcgaggacggcacaccaagcgaggacggcacaccaagcgaggacggcacaccaagcgaggacggcacaccaagcgaggacggcacaccaagcgaggacggcacaccttgcgaggacggcacaccttgcgaggacggcacaccaagcgaggacggcacaccaagcgaggacggcacaccaagcgaggatggcacaccaagcgaggacggcacaccaagcgaggacggcacaccttgcgcggacggcacaccttgcgcggacggcacaccttgcgcggacggcacaccttgcgcggacggcacaccttgcgcggacggcacaccttgcgcggacggcacaccttgcgcggacggcacagcttgcgaggacggcacaccttgcgaggacggcacaccttgcgaggacggcacaccttgcgaggacggcacaccttgcgaggacggcacaccttgcgaggacggcacaccttgcgaggacggcacaccaagcgaggacggcacaccaagcgaggacggcacaccattcgaggacggcactccattcgaggacggcacaccattcgaggacgacacaccattcgaggacggcacaccattcgaggacggcacaccattcgaggacggcacaccattcgaggatgGCACATCATTCGAAGATGGCACACCATGTGAGGATGGCACACCATGCAGGGACAGCACACCTCACAAGCACTGCACACTTAGTGAAGACTGCacacctgtgaagttaggatgcctTGTGAAGACAGCTCGCCCTGCAAAGACACCTTCAGAACACAAGACACCAATAAAATTGCACACCTACTGA